A genomic window from Variovorax paradoxus includes:
- a CDS encoding BMP family ABC transporter substrate-binding protein translates to MYKNLAGRAVLALAAACFLSPAFSQTQPPKAPLKIGFVYVTPVTDAGWVRQHEEGRKAVDAALGDKVKTTYVENVAEGADAERVIRDLAQQGNTLIFTPSFGYMEPTLKVAKDFPEVKFESITGYKTAPNVATANARYYEGRYLAGIVAGRMTKTNIAGYVAGFPIPEVLQGINAFTLGMRSVNPAAKVHVVWLNEWFDPPKERDAAMALFNQNADVVAFHTGSTAVMAAAQERGRMAIAYHSDMRKIAPDAQIVAVTHQWGGYYTQRAKAVLDGSWKSGNLWGGVKEGMIRVGDFGTKVPKAVQDEVLARQKDIAAGKLQPFRAVAADVRDNEGHVVIVKGVQLSDEQVLKMNWLVEGVQGRVTR, encoded by the coding sequence ATGTACAAAAACCTCGCGGGCCGCGCCGTTCTGGCGCTGGCCGCCGCGTGCTTTTTATCTCCCGCCTTCTCGCAGACGCAGCCGCCGAAAGCACCGCTGAAGATCGGCTTCGTCTACGTCACGCCCGTCACCGATGCCGGCTGGGTGCGCCAGCACGAGGAGGGCCGCAAGGCCGTCGATGCAGCGCTGGGCGACAAGGTCAAGACCACCTACGTCGAGAACGTGGCCGAGGGCGCCGATGCCGAGCGCGTAATTCGCGACCTCGCGCAGCAGGGCAACACGCTCATCTTCACGCCGAGCTTCGGCTACATGGAGCCGACGCTGAAAGTGGCGAAGGACTTCCCCGAGGTGAAGTTCGAGTCGATCACCGGTTACAAGACCGCGCCCAACGTGGCGACCGCCAACGCGCGCTACTACGAGGGCCGCTACCTCGCGGGCATCGTGGCCGGCCGCATGACCAAGACGAACATCGCGGGCTACGTGGCGGGCTTTCCGATTCCCGAGGTGCTGCAGGGCATCAACGCCTTCACGCTCGGCATGCGCTCGGTGAACCCGGCCGCGAAGGTGCACGTGGTGTGGCTCAACGAGTGGTTCGATCCGCCGAAGGAGCGCGATGCGGCCATGGCGTTGTTCAACCAGAACGCCGACGTCGTCGCCTTCCACACGGGCTCCACCGCCGTAATGGCCGCGGCGCAGGAGCGCGGCAGGATGGCCATTGCCTACCACTCCGACATGCGCAAGATCGCGCCCGACGCGCAGATCGTCGCGGTCACGCACCAATGGGGTGGCTACTACACGCAGCGCGCGAAGGCCGTGCTCGACGGCAGCTGGAAGAGTGGCAATCTCTGGGGCGGCGTGAAGGAAGGAATGATCCGCGTCGGCGACTTCGGCACGAAGGTGCCCAAGGCCGTGCAGGACGAGGTGCTGGCGCGGCAGAAGGACATTGCGGCGGGCAAGCTGCAGCCGTTTCGCGCGGTTGCCGCTGACGTGCGCGACAACGAAGGCCACGTCGTGATCGTCAAGGGCGTGCAGCTGAGCGACGAGCAGGTCCTGAAGATGAACTGGCTGGTCGAAGGTGTGCAGGGGCGGGTGACGCGCTGA
- a CDS encoding nucleotidyl transferase AbiEii/AbiGii toxin family protein — MFERPHHQRVAQVLASLDANLLARSHCLFGGGTAIALRYGEYRESVDIDFLVSDIDGYRHLRQLLTGNQGLGALARQGSEIQQSAELRADQYGIRSSVRVGDIEIKFEIVLEARIELELPGAEDRIGDIATLTPLDMATSKLLANSDRWADDSVFSRDIIDLAMMNPGSALLRRATIKASRAYGNSIDADLTKAAEALLARPGRMDRCMAVLQMTPSVTPALLRQRIKALLPRAPRAESAVIDP, encoded by the coding sequence ATGTTTGAACGGCCACACCATCAACGCGTCGCTCAGGTGCTGGCCTCGCTCGACGCAAACCTGCTCGCCCGAAGCCATTGCCTCTTCGGCGGAGGCACGGCTATTGCGCTTCGCTATGGCGAGTACCGCGAGTCCGTGGACATCGACTTCCTCGTATCCGACATCGATGGCTATCGCCACCTGCGCCAGTTGCTGACAGGGAATCAAGGCCTCGGCGCGCTCGCACGGCAGGGCTCCGAGATTCAGCAATCGGCAGAACTCCGCGCCGATCAATACGGTATTCGATCGTCGGTTCGTGTGGGCGACATCGAGATCAAGTTCGAAATCGTTCTCGAAGCGCGCATCGAACTTGAATTGCCGGGAGCAGAGGACCGGATCGGCGACATCGCAACCCTCACGCCCCTCGATATGGCAACGAGCAAGTTGCTCGCAAACTCAGACCGTTGGGCCGACGACAGCGTCTTCAGCCGCGACATCATCGACCTGGCCATGATGAACCCCGGGTCGGCACTGTTGCGTCGAGCAACCATCAAAGCCAGCCGCGCCTACGGCAACAGCATCGATGCCGATCTCACCAAAGCTGCCGAGGCGCTGCTCGCGCGGCCGGGTCGCATGGACCGTTGCATGGCCGTGCTGCAAATGACTCCGTCCGTGACGCCCGCGCTGCTTCGCCAACGCATCAAGGCTCTGTTGCCTCGTGCTCCGCGGGCCGAGAGCGCTGTTATCGACCCTTGA
- a CDS encoding helix-turn-helix domain-containing protein: MPSTSPPTTATADRRLATLGGRIHARRKAIKVSATTAAEAAGVSRMTLYRIERGEPSVTMGAYMNALGALGLDVDVVMSTEPPALAPLPGGIRIADYPQLRRLAWQLAPATELTPEEAWGTYERNWRHVDTSALDARERELLEDLARSLGRKPLHV; the protein is encoded by the coding sequence ATGCCATCTACCTCCCCGCCAACCACTGCCACAGCAGACCGGCGCCTCGCAACGCTCGGCGGCCGCATCCATGCACGCCGCAAGGCGATAAAGGTCAGCGCCACCACCGCCGCAGAGGCAGCGGGCGTGTCTCGCATGACGCTGTACAGGATCGAGCGCGGAGAACCTTCGGTCACGATGGGCGCCTATATGAACGCACTGGGAGCATTGGGTCTCGATGTCGATGTGGTGATGTCCACTGAGCCACCAGCCCTTGCGCCTCTCCCAGGGGGCATTCGGATCGCCGATTACCCCCAGTTGCGCCGCCTTGCCTGGCAATTGGCCCCGGCCACCGAGCTCACGCCCGAAGAAGCATGGGGAACCTACGAGCGCAACTGGCGCCATGTCGACACATCCGCTCTGGACGCAAGAGAGCGCGAGTTGCTGGAAGACCTGGCACGCAGCCTCGGCAGAAAGCCATTGCATGTTTGA
- a CDS encoding LysR family transcriptional regulator: MDKLRAMEVFVATVDAGSFAAAAEALDLSAVMVGKHIRALEEQLGARLLERTTRRHALTEIGAAYLERCRDVLASVHTADGVAESLRAMPQGVLRVTAPVAYGAHRLTPVIGDYIAAYPQVKVDLSLNDRVVDLAEEGFDCGIRSGAAVDERLIARPLALARMYAVASPAWVARHGQPKHPSDLEAFPLLGFATWGPNHSWRFTRKGETVHVPVRGPLTTNNGQALLTAAMGGVGVIVQADALLGPALASGQVVRLLPDWELPTRQVHIMRLPEARPSAKLRTFVDFVVERLG; encoded by the coding sequence ATGGACAAGCTCCGCGCCATGGAGGTCTTCGTCGCCACGGTGGATGCGGGCAGCTTCGCGGCCGCCGCCGAGGCGCTCGACCTGTCTGCCGTGATGGTCGGCAAGCACATACGCGCGCTCGAAGAGCAGCTTGGCGCGCGCCTGCTGGAACGCACCACGCGCCGCCACGCGCTCACTGAGATAGGCGCCGCCTACCTCGAGCGCTGCCGCGACGTGCTGGCCAGCGTGCACACCGCCGACGGTGTGGCCGAGTCGTTACGCGCCATGCCCCAGGGCGTGCTGCGCGTCACTGCGCCCGTGGCCTACGGCGCGCACCGGCTCACACCGGTGATCGGCGACTACATCGCCGCCTATCCGCAGGTGAAAGTGGACCTGAGCCTCAACGACCGCGTGGTCGACCTCGCGGAAGAAGGCTTCGACTGCGGCATCCGCTCGGGGGCTGCGGTCGACGAGCGGCTCATTGCAAGACCGCTCGCGCTGGCGCGCATGTACGCCGTGGCCAGCCCCGCATGGGTCGCGCGCCACGGGCAGCCGAAGCACCCGTCCGACCTGGAGGCCTTTCCGCTGCTGGGCTTCGCGACCTGGGGGCCGAACCATTCATGGCGCTTCACGCGCAAGGGCGAGACGGTGCACGTGCCGGTGCGCGGCCCGCTCACCACCAACAACGGCCAGGCACTGCTGACCGCGGCCATGGGCGGCGTGGGCGTGATCGTGCAGGCCGATGCGCTGCTAGGCCCCGCCCTGGCGTCGGGTCAGGTGGTGCGATTGCTGCCCGACTGGGAACTGCCCACGCGGCAGGTGCACATCATGCGGCTGCCGGAAGCGCGGCCGAGTGCGAAGCTGCGGACCTTCGTGGACTTCGTGGTCGAGCGGCTGGGCTGA
- a CDS encoding short chain dehydrogenase has protein sequence MKVLVVGATGAIGSAVAQTLAERGHEVIRAGRTRGDLQVDITSDASVEALYAAVGRVDAIVSAAGGLFFGPLNEMRPADFNVGLQDKLLGQVRLALLGQHVLNDGGSITLTTGVAAADPVRGGSNAAAVNSAVEGFVLGAAIELPRGLRINAVSPTLLTESLAAYGALFPGVETVSAARVALAYVRSVEGPLTGRVFRVWQ, from the coding sequence ATGAAGGTTCTTGTTGTGGGCGCGACGGGCGCGATTGGCAGCGCAGTGGCTCAGACGCTGGCCGAGCGCGGTCACGAGGTGATTCGCGCAGGACGCACGCGCGGCGATCTCCAGGTCGACATCACGAGCGATGCCAGCGTTGAGGCGCTGTATGCGGCAGTAGGGCGCGTCGATGCCATCGTGTCGGCGGCGGGCGGGCTGTTCTTCGGGCCATTGAATGAAATGCGGCCGGCCGACTTCAACGTCGGCCTGCAAGACAAGCTGCTCGGCCAGGTGCGGCTCGCGTTGCTCGGCCAGCACGTGCTGAATGACGGTGGTTCGATCACGCTGACCACGGGCGTCGCGGCCGCCGACCCGGTTCGCGGCGGAAGCAATGCGGCCGCCGTGAACTCGGCGGTCGAGGGCTTCGTATTGGGCGCGGCGATCGAGCTGCCACGCGGCCTGCGCATCAACGCGGTGAGCCCTACGTTGCTGACCGAATCGCTGGCGGCATATGGCGCGCTCTTCCCGGGCGTCGAAACCGTATCGGCCGCGCGCGTGGCGCTGGCTTATGTGCGCAGTGTCGAAGGACCGCTGACGGGGCGCGTGTTTCGCGTGTGGCAATGA
- a CDS encoding SMP-30/gluconolactonase/LRE family protein: MSSHTRLAGALLALATTAATAAPPLVQALPEDWYPESVAIGPDGSFYVGSWREGAVARLKPGVAPKAEVLVKPGANGLANGQGVLVDAKHRALWVCSGSSGFTTVPQTPSALKRYDLATGAPRASYAMPDSGYCNDLAQDARGNLYVTDSYHPRVLRLAPGATALTVWKEDPALAGPGPYKGLNGIAIDGGRDVYVSLVAAAPYVLRIGLGADGSASEVTRIDAPRVLKNVDAIRAWKPGRLVLFESNAFGEGPYGGQITVARVDGMKLGLQTVVTGLNDPSSGAVRGDRVYFIESKYALLTKRKDGDGPVPTGVPFDIQSRALPPR; the protein is encoded by the coding sequence ATGAGCAGCCACACACGGCTGGCCGGCGCGCTGCTCGCGCTCGCCACGACAGCAGCCACCGCCGCACCGCCTCTCGTGCAGGCGTTGCCCGAGGACTGGTATCCGGAAAGCGTCGCCATCGGCCCGGATGGCTCGTTCTACGTCGGCAGTTGGCGCGAGGGCGCGGTCGCGCGCCTGAAGCCGGGCGTCGCTCCGAAGGCCGAAGTGCTCGTGAAGCCCGGCGCCAACGGGCTGGCGAACGGGCAGGGCGTGCTGGTCGACGCGAAGCATCGGGCGCTGTGGGTCTGCTCGGGCAGCAGCGGCTTCACCACCGTGCCGCAGACGCCGAGCGCGCTCAAGCGCTACGACCTGGCCACGGGCGCGCCGCGCGCGAGCTATGCAATGCCCGACAGCGGCTACTGCAACGACCTCGCGCAGGACGCCCGCGGCAATCTCTACGTGACCGACTCCTACCACCCGCGCGTGCTGAGGCTCGCGCCAGGCGCCACCGCGCTCACTGTGTGGAAAGAAGACCCGGCGCTGGCCGGTCCGGGCCCCTACAAGGGCCTGAACGGCATCGCGATCGATGGCGGGCGCGATGTCTACGTGAGCCTCGTGGCGGCGGCTCCTTACGTGCTGCGCATCGGCTTGGGCGCCGACGGCAGCGCCAGCGAGGTCACGCGCATCGATGCACCGCGCGTGCTGAAGAACGTCGACGCAATCCGCGCCTGGAAGCCGGGCCGGCTCGTGCTGTTCGAGAGCAATGCCTTCGGCGAAGGCCCTTACGGCGGCCAGATCACAGTGGCGCGTGTCGACGGCATGAAGCTCGGCTTGCAGACGGTAGTGACAGGGCTCAACGACCCCTCGTCGGGCGCGGTGCGGGGCGACCGCGTCTATTTCATCGAATCGAAGTACGCGCTGCTGACAAAGCGCAAGGACGGCGACGGGCCGGTGCCGACCGGCGTGCCCTTCGACATCCAGTCGCGTGCGCTGCCGCCGCGGTGA
- the guaD gene encoding guanine deaminase — protein sequence MKKAYRASLLRFDAAGQPVFDEDGLLVVAPDSTGRQRVLDAGSHAAVAPRHSGAHVTHLPGRILAPGFVDMHIHYPQTDIIGSPSPGLLPWLENYTFPAESKFADPAHANEVADVFFGELLRNGVTTSLTFATSHVASVDAFFEGAQRRGLRMITGKVLQDRNSPDGVRDETEQSLIDSEALIRKWHNVDRLGYAITPRFAPASTDAQMRGASELAAKYADTWIQSHVAENRDEVSWVRELYPKARSYLDVYAGFGLMRERAVYAHCIYLDDADRALLRETKTAAAVSPTSNLFLGSGFFDFGAADRVGYPYGLASDVGGGTSFSPFHTMMAAYYVGREGQTKTGLSIAPSELWWRHTGGAARALGLDGVVGNLQPGCEADFLVLNPAATPLLARKTKLASTLEEMLFAMIVLGDDRLVERTVISQAL from the coding sequence ATGAAAAAAGCCTACCGCGCCTCCCTCCTGCGATTCGACGCCGCCGGCCAGCCCGTTTTCGATGAAGACGGCCTGCTGGTCGTGGCCCCCGACAGCACCGGCCGCCAGCGCGTGCTCGATGCCGGCAGCCATGCCGCCGTCGCGCCGCGCCACTCCGGCGCCCATGTGACCCATCTGCCGGGGCGCATCCTCGCGCCGGGCTTCGTGGACATGCACATCCACTATCCGCAGACCGACATCATCGGTTCGCCCTCGCCGGGCCTGCTGCCCTGGCTCGAGAACTACACCTTCCCTGCCGAAAGCAAATTCGCAGACCCCGCGCATGCAAACGAAGTGGCCGACGTGTTCTTCGGCGAACTGCTGCGCAACGGCGTCACCACCTCGCTGACCTTCGCGACCTCGCACGTGGCCTCGGTCGATGCCTTCTTCGAAGGTGCGCAGCGCCGCGGCCTGCGCATGATCACAGGCAAGGTGCTGCAGGACCGCAATTCGCCCGACGGCGTGCGCGATGAAACCGAGCAGAGCCTGATCGACTCCGAGGCACTCATCCGCAAGTGGCACAACGTCGACCGGCTGGGCTATGCCATCACGCCGCGCTTTGCACCCGCGAGCACCGACGCCCAGATGCGCGGCGCGAGCGAGCTCGCCGCCAAATACGCCGACACCTGGATCCAGTCGCACGTGGCGGAGAACCGCGACGAAGTGAGCTGGGTGCGCGAGCTGTACCCCAAGGCGCGCTCGTATCTCGACGTGTACGCCGGCTTCGGCCTGATGCGTGAGCGCGCCGTGTACGCCCACTGCATCTACCTCGACGACGCCGACCGTGCCCTGCTGCGCGAGACGAAGACGGCCGCGGCCGTGAGCCCCACGAGCAACCTGTTCCTCGGCAGCGGCTTCTTCGACTTCGGCGCGGCCGACCGCGTGGGCTATCCCTACGGCCTGGCCAGCGACGTGGGTGGCGGCACCAGCTTCAGCCCCTTCCACACCATGATGGCCGCCTACTACGTCGGCCGTGAAGGCCAGACCAAGACCGGCCTGAGCATCGCGCCTTCCGAGCTCTGGTGGCGCCACACCGGCGGCGCGGCGCGCGCGCTGGGGCTCGATGGCGTGGTCGGCAACCTGCAGCCGGGCTGCGAGGCCGATTTCCTGGTGCTCAACCCAGCGGCCACGCCGCTGCTGGCGCGCAAGACGAAGCTGGCGAGCACGCTGGAAGAGATGCTCTTCGCGATGATCGTGCTGGGCGACGACCGGCTGGTCGAGCGCACGGTGATTTCGCAAGCGCTGTAG
- the dcd gene encoding dCTP deaminase, with the protein MSIKSDKWIRRMAENEGMIEPFEPGQVRESDGHKIISYGTSSYGYDIRCAPEFKVFTNIHSTVVDPKNFDEKSFVDMHGDYCIIPPNSFALARTVEYFRIPRNVLTICLGKSTYARCGIIVNVTPFEPEWEGYVTLEFSNTTPLPAKIYAGEGCAQVLFFESDEVCETSYKDRGGKYQGQRGVTLPKT; encoded by the coding sequence ATGAGCATCAAGAGCGACAAATGGATCCGGCGCATGGCCGAAAACGAAGGAATGATCGAGCCCTTCGAGCCCGGCCAGGTGCGCGAGAGCGACGGCCACAAGATCATCAGCTACGGCACTTCCAGCTATGGCTACGACATCCGGTGTGCGCCTGAATTCAAGGTCTTCACCAACATCCACAGCACCGTGGTCGACCCGAAGAATTTCGACGAGAAGAGCTTCGTCGACATGCACGGCGACTACTGCATCATTCCGCCCAATAGCTTCGCGTTGGCGCGCACCGTCGAATACTTCCGCATCCCGCGCAACGTGCTCACCATCTGCCTCGGCAAGAGCACCTATGCGCGCTGCGGCATCATCGTCAACGTCACGCCCTTCGAACCCGAATGGGAAGGCTACGTGACGCTCGAATTCAGCAACACCACGCCGCTGCCCGCCAAGATCTACGCGGGCGAAGGCTGCGCGCAGGTGCTGTTCTTCGAGAGCGACGAGGTCTGCGAGACCAGCTACAAGGACCGCGGCGGCAAATACCAGGGCCAACGCGGCGTCACCCTGCCAAAAACCTGA
- the ypfJ gene encoding KPN_02809 family neutral zinc metallopeptidase — translation MRWEGNEQSDNVEDRRGEGGGGGGGGGFIGGRSIGIGTIAVALIAGWVFGINPLTVLSLLSGGGGPAQVQQQQQGPAQKPPSGDREAAFVSTVLKNTEVVWTGIFKQNGGTYHAPRLVLFRNATPTACGTGQSAMGPFYCPGDQKVYIDLGFYDTLKNQLGAPGEFAQAYVIAHEVGHHVQDELGITAKVDGMRSRLSQTQNNAMSVRVELQADCFAGVWAHHSQESKKWLDPGDIEAAMNAAQKIGDDALQRSAGRAVVPDSFTHGTSAQRQRWFGAGYQSGDIKSCDTFNARSL, via the coding sequence ATGAGATGGGAAGGCAACGAACAATCGGACAACGTCGAAGACCGCCGCGGTGAAGGTGGCGGCGGTGGTGGGGGCGGCGGCTTCATCGGAGGCCGCAGCATCGGCATCGGCACCATCGCGGTCGCGCTGATCGCGGGCTGGGTCTTCGGCATCAACCCGCTCACGGTGCTGAGCCTGCTCAGCGGTGGCGGCGGTCCGGCCCAGGTGCAGCAGCAGCAACAGGGGCCAGCGCAAAAGCCACCATCCGGTGACCGCGAGGCGGCCTTCGTCTCCACGGTGCTCAAGAACACCGAAGTGGTCTGGACGGGCATCTTCAAGCAGAACGGCGGCACGTACCACGCGCCCCGGCTCGTGCTGTTCCGCAATGCCACGCCCACGGCCTGCGGCACGGGGCAATCGGCCATGGGCCCGTTCTACTGCCCGGGCGACCAGAAGGTCTACATCGATCTCGGCTTCTACGACACGCTGAAGAACCAGCTCGGCGCGCCGGGCGAGTTTGCGCAGGCGTACGTCATTGCGCACGAGGTCGGCCATCACGTGCAGGACGAGCTCGGCATCACCGCCAAGGTCGACGGCATGCGCAGCCGCCTGAGCCAGACGCAGAACAACGCGATGAGCGTGCGCGTCGAGCTGCAGGCCGACTGCTTCGCGGGCGTGTGGGCACACCATTCGCAAGAGTCGAAGAAGTGGCTCGACCCGGGCGACATCGAGGCCGCGATGAACGCCGCGCAGAAGATCGGCGACGACGCCCTGCAGCGTTCCGCAGGCCGTGCAGTGGTGCCCGACAGCTTCACCCACGGCACGAGCGCGCAGCGCCAACGGTGGTTCGGCGCGGGGTATCAAAGCGGCGATATCAAGTCCTGCGATACCTTCAATGCACGCAGCCTCTGA
- a CDS encoding DEAD/DEAH box helicase — protein sequence MTSSFSNLSLAEPLARAVAEMGYETMTPIQEQAIPVVLAGQDVMGAAQTGTGKTAAFSLPLLQRMLKHENASTSPARHPVRALVLLPTRELADQVAQQVKLYAKYTNLRSTVVFGGIDMKPQTLELKKGVEVLVATPGRLLDHIEAKNAVLNQVEYVVLDEADRMLDIGFLPDLQRILSYLPKQRTTLLFSATFSPEIKRLAGSYLQNPVTIEVARPNETASTVEQHFYSVADDDKRRALKQIVQQRGITQAFVFVNSKLGCARLARSLERDGLRTTALHGDKSQDERLKALASFKAGEVDLLVCTDVAARGLDIKDVPAVFNFDIPFNAEDYVHRIGRTGRAGASGLAVSFASGGNDARLVADIEKLIKKKIELEPVEFEEDRPRGRINDGRRHWREEGEAGDARDVLDQPRERREAEARRGGGRPHRAPSAPRDPFFDKPYEAGEPDATPAWEAAAKAATPARGISSNIKTKRKVAALFKSAEPS from the coding sequence ATGACAAGCTCCTTCTCCAATCTATCGCTGGCGGAACCGCTGGCGCGCGCCGTAGCCGAAATGGGCTACGAGACCATGACACCGATCCAGGAGCAGGCCATTCCGGTCGTGCTCGCGGGCCAGGATGTGATGGGCGCCGCCCAGACCGGCACCGGCAAGACGGCGGCGTTTTCGCTCCCGCTGCTGCAGCGCATGCTCAAGCATGAAAACGCCTCGACCTCGCCCGCGCGGCATCCGGTCCGGGCCCTCGTGCTGCTGCCCACGCGTGAACTGGCCGACCAGGTCGCGCAGCAGGTCAAGCTGTACGCCAAGTACACCAACCTGCGCAGCACGGTGGTGTTCGGCGGCATCGACATGAAGCCGCAGACGCTGGAACTGAAGAAGGGCGTTGAAGTGCTGGTCGCCACGCCGGGCCGGCTGCTCGATCACATCGAAGCCAAGAACGCGGTGCTCAACCAGGTCGAATACGTCGTGCTCGACGAAGCCGACCGCATGCTCGACATCGGCTTTCTGCCTGACCTGCAGCGCATCCTGAGCTACCTGCCCAAGCAGCGCACCACGTTGCTGTTCTCGGCCACGTTCTCGCCCGAAATCAAGCGACTGGCCGGCAGCTACCTGCAGAACCCCGTCACCATCGAAGTGGCGCGGCCGAACGAAACGGCTTCCACCGTCGAGCAGCACTTCTACAGCGTGGCCGACGACGACAAGCGCCGCGCGCTCAAGCAGATCGTGCAGCAGCGCGGCATCACGCAGGCTTTCGTGTTCGTCAACAGCAAGCTCGGCTGCGCGCGCCTCGCACGCTCGCTGGAGCGCGATGGCCTGCGTACCACCGCACTGCATGGCGACAAGAGCCAGGACGAACGCCTGAAGGCGCTCGCTTCGTTCAAGGCCGGCGAAGTCGACCTGCTCGTGTGCACCGACGTCGCGGCCCGTGGCCTCGACATCAAGGACGTGCCCGCGGTCTTCAACTTCGACATTCCGTTCAACGCCGAAGACTACGTGCACCGCATCGGCCGCACGGGCCGTGCCGGCGCTTCGGGTCTGGCCGTGAGCTTTGCCAGCGGCGGCAACGATGCGCGCCTGGTGGCCGACATCGAGAAACTGATCAAGAAGAAGATCGAGCTCGAACCCGTCGAGTTCGAAGAAGACCGCCCGCGCGGCCGCATCAACGACGGACGCCGTCACTGGCGCGAAGAAGGCGAAGCCGGCGACGCACGCGATGTGCTCGACCAGCCGCGCGAACGCCGCGAGGCCGAAGCCCGCCGCGGCGGTGGCCGACCGCACCGCGCACCGTCGGCGCCGCGCGATCCGTTCTTCGACAAGCCTTACGAAGCCGGCGAGCCCGATGCCACGCCGGCATGGGAAGCCGCCGCCAAGGCCGCGACGCCCGCACGCGGCATCTCCAGCAACATCAAGACCAAGCGCAAGGTCGCGGCGCTGTTCAAGAGCGCCGAGCCGAGCTGA
- a CDS encoding rhodanese-related sulfurtransferase: MTTASFPVLSFAAVRERLIARDETALLDVREEDPFAQEHPLWAANLPLSRIEIEAWRRIPRRDTLIVLYGEHGGVDLAPQAAKTLAPLGYTNVHLLEGGLEGWRRAGGELFRDVNVPSKSFGELVEHERHTPSLSAPEVKALVDAKANVVVLDARRFDEYQTMSIPSATSVPGAELVLRVRELAPDPSTQVIVNCAGRTRSIIGTQSLVNAGIPNPVAALRNGTIGWKLAGQVLDHGADRQAPAAVSQAHRAQAQADAKRVADLAGVRRIALDALQTLEAPGRTVYSFDVRTPEEYAAGHLPGFASAPGGQLVQETDHQVPVRGARIVLADDDGVRASMSASWLAQMGWEVYLPELVPTAADFVETSAPPSSYPPVAAVVGELTPKELAALLKQPGTAVIDVTTSANYVKRHIPGAWYAIRAQLAQAIDAVIPPAQRYVLTCGSSLLARYAAADLRSLLDARGKGDVEVLVLTGGNAAWFAAGLDAETGETRLATARTDRYRRPYEGTDAPAEAMQAYLDWEFGLVAQLGRDGTHHFNVI; the protein is encoded by the coding sequence ATGACGACTGCCTCCTTTCCCGTTCTTTCATTTGCCGCCGTGCGCGAGCGCCTCATCGCCCGCGACGAAACCGCCCTGCTCGACGTGCGCGAGGAAGACCCGTTCGCACAGGAGCATCCGCTGTGGGCCGCGAACCTGCCGCTGTCGCGCATCGAGATAGAGGCGTGGCGGCGTATTCCGCGGCGTGACACGCTGATCGTGCTGTATGGCGAGCACGGCGGCGTCGACCTTGCGCCGCAGGCCGCGAAGACATTGGCCCCGCTGGGCTACACGAACGTGCATCTGCTCGAAGGCGGCCTCGAAGGCTGGCGCCGCGCGGGCGGTGAACTGTTCCGCGACGTGAACGTGCCGAGCAAGTCCTTCGGCGAGCTGGTCGAGCATGAGCGGCACACGCCTTCGCTGTCCGCGCCCGAGGTGAAGGCGCTGGTCGATGCGAAGGCCAACGTGGTGGTGCTCGACGCGCGCCGCTTCGACGAATACCAGACGATGAGCATTCCCTCGGCCACCAGCGTGCCGGGCGCGGAACTGGTGCTGCGGGTGCGCGAGCTGGCACCCGATCCTTCAACGCAGGTGATCGTGAATTGCGCGGGACGCACGCGCAGCATCATCGGTACGCAGTCGCTGGTGAACGCGGGCATTCCGAACCCGGTGGCTGCGCTGCGCAACGGCACGATCGGTTGGAAGCTCGCGGGGCAGGTGTTAGACCATGGTGCCGATCGGCAGGCGCCCGCTGCGGTGTCGCAGGCACATCGCGCACAGGCGCAGGCCGATGCAAAACGCGTGGCCGATCTGGCTGGCGTGCGCCGCATCGCGCTTGACGCTCTGCAGACGCTCGAAGCGCCGGGACGCACCGTGTACAGCTTCGACGTGCGCACGCCCGAGGAATATGCGGCGGGCCATCTGCCCGGCTTTGCCAGTGCGCCCGGCGGGCAACTTGTGCAGGAAACCGATCACCAGGTGCCCGTGCGCGGCGCGCGCATCGTGCTGGCCGATGACGACGGCGTGCGGGCATCGATGAGCGCGTCGTGGCTTGCGCAGATGGGGTGGGAGGTTTATTTGCCGGAGCTCGTGCCAACGGCTGCGGACTTCGTCGAGACCTCGGCACCGCCGAGCTCATACCCGCCGGTTGCGGCCGTTGTGGGCGAGCTCACGCCGAAGGAACTGGCGGCGTTGCTGAAGCAACCCGGCACCGCAGTGATCGACGTGACGACGAGCGCCAACTATGTGAAGCGCCACATTCCCGGTGCCTGGTATGCGATTCGCGCTCAGCTGGCGCAGGCCATCGATGCTGTCATTCCACCGGCCCAGCGCTACGTGCTGACCTGCGGCAGCAGCCTGCTCGCCCGATATGCCGCAGCCGACCTGCGCTCGCTGCTCGACGCGCGCGGCAAGGGCGATGTCGAAGTGCTGGTGCTGACTGGTGGTAACGCGGCATGGTTCGCCGCAGGCCTCGATGCGGAGACCGGCGAGACGCGCCTTGCAACTGCGCGCACCGACCGCTACCGCCGGCCGTACGAAGGCACCGATGCGCCTGCCGAAGCGATGCAGGCTTACCTCGATTGGGAGTTCGGCCTGGTGGCGCAGCTAGGGCGCGACGGCACGCATCATTTCAACGTGATCTAG